One Novosphingobium sp. G106 DNA segment encodes these proteins:
- a CDS encoding MMPL family transporter codes for MLKSLIERAVSFSARRYPIVLATTLLLLLTAGSFASAHFVMTTDSGVLISPETQWRRNDAEVTKAFPQLNDTIVVVIDGKTPELAKDAADKLSAALGSDRRNFALVRRPDGGAFFDREGLLFGSLDDVRDATTKLVEAQPLLGGLAYDPSLRGIANTLATAASGVADGTDDASADRLEQPLVKLDQALRPMLAGKTAYFSWQQLFAAGKGDLVPATRQVILAQPRLRFDDLQPGEGAVAMVLDQAAKLKLDAAHGIGIGITGEIPLADEEFGSIKENIGVVGALMAVAMLVTLWFATRSAKVVLAIVATIVSGLVLTLATGLAVVGRFNLISVAFIPLFVGLGVDFGIQMSVRFNAERRSGTTNLTEALERAAQALGGPILLAAGAICLALGAFLPTDYVGVAELGIISGLGMLIALVLNMTLLPAMLLLLKPAVPRSDLGLARAPAIDRWLARNRRAVLVAFAVAMLASIATLPLVRFDFNLLHLRDPDAPAMRMLQNLMHDPRRTPNTLSVLAPDAAAADRLAQRLAKLPEVRDAITVDSFVPAEQPAKLALIQDASLLLDATLNPFDLPPAADDASTVASLSKAAAELHRLAAARPGPLGSAATRLAADFEQLAQATPSSRLKAQTMLVEPLTVTLNQLRLTLQASEISRETLPPEVASDWLARDGRALVQLVPAGDSADNAVIARFTSAVRGVAPNAVGLPVAAQEAARTVSRAFVQAGLLALILVCLLLYAVLRSLREVAFTMAPVVLSGFLTLGSCVVIGQPLNFANIIAFPLLFGVGVAFHIYFVMAWRSGASDLLQTSLAWAVMFSALATGSAFGALWFSDHPGTASMGLILMISLIWTLVCALVFEPALLGPQRPVSPGSRDRNPIRVTKRAELGGGADRCWIFSNFPQERL; via the coding sequence ATGCTAAAATCCCTCATCGAGCGCGCGGTATCGTTTTCTGCGCGCCGTTACCCGATCGTGCTGGCGACTACGTTGCTGCTCCTGCTGACGGCGGGTTCGTTCGCATCCGCGCACTTCGTGATGACCACAGACTCGGGCGTTCTGATTTCGCCCGAGACGCAGTGGCGGCGCAACGATGCCGAGGTCACGAAAGCATTTCCCCAACTCAACGACACGATCGTCGTGGTTATCGACGGCAAGACGCCCGAGCTCGCCAAGGATGCGGCCGACAAGTTATCGGCGGCGCTCGGCAGCGATCGCAGGAATTTCGCGCTGGTGCGGCGGCCCGACGGCGGCGCATTCTTCGATCGCGAAGGCCTGTTGTTCGGCTCGCTGGACGACGTGCGCGATGCCACGACCAAGCTGGTCGAAGCGCAACCCCTGCTGGGCGGGCTCGCTTACGATCCGTCGCTGCGCGGCATTGCCAACACACTGGCGACGGCCGCGTCGGGCGTGGCCGACGGTACCGATGACGCCTCGGCCGACCGGCTGGAGCAACCGCTGGTCAAGCTCGACCAAGCGCTTCGACCGATGCTGGCCGGCAAGACCGCCTACTTTTCTTGGCAGCAGCTTTTCGCTGCGGGGAAGGGCGATCTCGTGCCCGCGACGCGCCAGGTGATCCTCGCCCAGCCGAGGCTCCGTTTCGATGACCTTCAACCGGGCGAGGGCGCGGTCGCGATGGTGCTGGACCAGGCCGCCAAGCTGAAGCTCGATGCGGCGCACGGCATCGGTATCGGCATCACCGGCGAAATCCCGCTGGCCGACGAGGAGTTCGGCTCGATCAAGGAGAATATCGGCGTGGTCGGCGCGCTGATGGCCGTGGCGATGCTGGTGACGCTGTGGTTTGCCACCCGATCGGCGAAAGTGGTGCTTGCCATCGTCGCGACCATCGTTTCGGGACTGGTGCTGACCCTTGCAACCGGTCTGGCCGTCGTCGGCCGGTTCAACCTCATATCCGTGGCCTTCATTCCCTTGTTCGTCGGCCTCGGGGTCGATTTCGGCATCCAGATGAGCGTCCGCTTCAATGCCGAGCGGCGCAGTGGAACAACCAACCTGACCGAGGCCCTCGAACGGGCTGCTCAGGCGCTTGGCGGCCCAATCCTGCTGGCGGCGGGCGCGATCTGTCTCGCGCTGGGCGCCTTCCTTCCGACAGACTACGTCGGGGTTGCGGAACTGGGGATCATCTCGGGCTTGGGCATGCTGATCGCTCTGGTTCTCAACATGACGCTGCTGCCGGCCATGCTGCTGCTGCTGAAGCCGGCGGTGCCGCGATCCGACCTCGGCCTGGCTCGCGCGCCGGCGATCGATCGCTGGCTGGCGCGCAACCGCCGCGCCGTCCTGGTCGCGTTCGCCGTTGCCATGCTGGCCAGCATCGCGACGTTGCCGCTGGTACGGTTCGATTTCAACCTCTTGCATTTGCGCGATCCCGATGCACCGGCGATGCGGATGTTGCAGAACCTGATGCATGACCCGCGGCGCACGCCCAACACGCTCAGCGTTCTGGCGCCCGATGCAGCCGCAGCGGACCGGCTCGCGCAGAGATTGGCGAAGCTCCCTGAGGTTCGCGATGCCATCACGGTGGACAGCTTCGTGCCCGCCGAACAACCGGCCAAGCTGGCGCTGATCCAGGATGCCTCGTTGCTGCTCGACGCCACGCTCAATCCGTTCGATCTTCCGCCGGCGGCCGACGATGCCTCGACCGTCGCCAGCCTGAGCAAGGCAGCCGCGGAACTGCACCGGCTCGCGGCGGCACGACCCGGCCCGCTGGGAAGCGCTGCGACAAGGCTCGCGGCCGATTTCGAGCAGCTGGCGCAAGCCACGCCTTCAAGCCGCCTGAAAGCACAAACCATGCTGGTCGAGCCGCTCACCGTTACGCTGAACCAACTGCGCCTGACGCTTCAGGCCAGCGAGATCTCGCGCGAAACGCTTCCGCCGGAAGTGGCGTCGGATTGGCTGGCCAGGGACGGACGGGCGCTTGTGCAGCTGGTGCCGGCTGGCGACAGCGCCGACAATGCCGTCATCGCGCGCTTTACGAGTGCGGTGCGCGGCGTCGCTCCCAATGCAGTCGGGCTTCCCGTGGCGGCACAGGAGGCTGCGCGCACGGTATCGCGCGCTTTCGTCCAGGCTGGCTTGCTGGCACTGATTCTCGTCTGCCTGCTGCTCTATGCCGTGCTGCGCAGCTTGCGCGAGGTCGCCTTCACCATGGCGCCGGTGGTGCTTTCGGGCTTCCTGACACTCGGCAGCTGCGTGGTGATCGGCCAGCCGCTCAATTTCGCCAACATCATTGCGTTCCCTCTGCTGTTCGGCGTGGGCGTCGCGTTTCACATTTATTTCGTGATGGCTTGGCGCAGCGGCGCGAGCGACCTCCTGCAGACCAGCCTTGCCTGGGCGGTGATGTTCAGCGCATTGGCGACCGGCAGTGCTTTCGGCGCTCTGTGGTTTTCCGACCATCCAGGCACCGCCAGCATGGGCCTGATTCTCATGATCTCGCTGATCTGGACCCTGGTATGCGCTTTGGTCTTCGAGCCCGCGTTGCTCGG
- a CDS encoding lysylphosphatidylglycerol synthase domain-containing protein — protein MERIKGRRRLAAAIWSLACLALLAAGLAFSDFGSLFIEAAAGVRPKAVLATLPGQVAAIGLYAAALHILCKGVSYWGALGARLLRDAADNLLIILPGLGELIGTRALVLAGARSRTAVTAIMVDKLAETIAQLPYMALAGYVLIDHWAALGDSGTRATPLSAMAIVGLTVIGALILLTAGLVRATKGPMGRLGAWIRQEFRMLAVEFREQKRRIPAAIALHFIAWAADGVQVWMAAAALGLDLSLYAAMVMASAAYAARILLAFVPAGLVAQEAGFAAAGLVFGVSAPLSVTLSLVLRLRDVLLGLPLLAWPALEFRYGTKARENSVHGPEGAGA, from the coding sequence ATGGAACGGATCAAAGGCCGGCGCCGTCTCGCTGCGGCAATCTGGTCGCTGGCCTGCCTGGCGTTGCTTGCAGCAGGGCTGGCATTCAGCGATTTCGGTAGCCTCTTCATCGAGGCCGCCGCTGGCGTCAGGCCAAAGGCGGTGCTGGCGACACTGCCCGGGCAAGTTGCAGCGATCGGGCTCTACGCGGCGGCGCTGCATATCCTTTGCAAGGGCGTCTCCTATTGGGGAGCGCTGGGTGCGCGACTGCTGCGCGACGCGGCGGACAACCTGCTGATCATCCTGCCGGGGCTCGGCGAACTGATCGGCACGCGCGCGCTCGTTCTCGCCGGTGCGCGAAGCCGGACGGCGGTGACCGCGATCATGGTCGACAAGCTGGCGGAGACAATAGCCCAGCTTCCCTACATGGCCCTGGCCGGATACGTGCTGATCGACCACTGGGCCGCCTTGGGTGACAGCGGGACGCGCGCGACGCCGCTCTCCGCCATGGCGATCGTCGGCTTGACGGTAATCGGCGCGCTTATCCTGCTCACCGCCGGGCTGGTCAGGGCCACCAAGGGCCCAATGGGCCGGCTCGGTGCCTGGATCCGCCAGGAGTTCCGGATGCTCGCGGTCGAATTCCGCGAGCAAAAGCGCCGGATTCCGGCCGCGATCGCACTGCACTTCATCGCCTGGGCGGCGGATGGCGTGCAGGTGTGGATGGCCGCAGCCGCACTCGGCCTCGACCTCAGCCTCTACGCTGCGATGGTCATGGCAAGCGCGGCCTATGCGGCGCGCATCCTCCTCGCTTTCGTGCCCGCGGGGCTGGTCGCGCAGGAGGCGGGCTTCGCGGCCGCGGGACTTGTCTTCGGCGTCTCCGCGCCACTATCGGTGACGCTGTCGCTGGTCCTGCGTCTGCGCGACGTGCTGCTGGGCCTGCCGCTTCTCGCCTGGCCCGCGCTGGAATTCCGCTATGGCACCAAGGCCCGCGAGAATTCGGTTCACGGACCCGAGGGCGCCGGTGCCTGA
- a CDS encoding VacJ family lipoprotein produces the protein MLGAHLIAASLAAATPAVAVPAQAPQPPASSAPAVLAHEPEPEVEVLPDPAASPVEMQEAPPVPAEAPVAASPGSVDDFDLDLDQAGLAHDPLEGFNRVSYDFSQFVDKILIRPAAMVYRHAVPKPARDGVHNALSNIGEPLVFVNDLLQLRPDRAIRTLGRFLVNSTLGIGGLFDVAKRKPFRLAHHENSFGDTLGYYGVKPGPYVYVPILGPNTFRDLIGSSENLLPPMVVGKPFDREDYQIVTLGLDGVDQRERSDDDLKVMLRDAIDPYATFRANYLQNRAGEIAALKSRSIEPGGEAGTEPGAKPAPDDPLADPMVDPAAPVQAPAPSGP, from the coding sequence ATGCTTGGCGCACATCTCATCGCGGCCAGTCTGGCGGCGGCAACGCCAGCGGTCGCAGTGCCGGCTCAGGCACCACAGCCGCCGGCCAGTTCGGCGCCTGCTGTCCTGGCGCACGAGCCGGAACCTGAAGTCGAAGTCCTGCCCGACCCCGCCGCTTCGCCGGTCGAAATGCAAGAGGCACCGCCCGTACCAGCCGAGGCGCCGGTTGCGGCTTCGCCGGGTTCGGTCGACGATTTCGACCTCGATCTCGATCAGGCGGGGCTGGCACACGATCCGCTAGAAGGCTTCAATCGCGTCAGCTACGATTTCTCGCAGTTCGTCGACAAGATCCTGATCCGCCCCGCGGCCATGGTCTATCGCCATGCGGTGCCCAAACCGGCGCGGGACGGCGTGCACAACGCATTGTCGAACATTGGCGAGCCGCTGGTCTTCGTCAACGACCTGCTGCAACTCCGGCCCGACCGGGCAATCCGGACGCTCGGCCGCTTCCTGGTCAACTCCACGCTGGGCATCGGCGGGCTGTTCGACGTCGCCAAGCGCAAGCCGTTCCGCCTGGCGCATCATGAGAACAGCTTCGGCGATACGCTGGGCTACTACGGCGTGAAACCGGGCCCCTACGTCTATGTGCCGATCCTGGGGCCAAACACCTTTCGTGACCTGATCGGTTCTTCCGAAAACCTCCTGCCGCCGATGGTGGTGGGCAAGCCGTTCGATCGCGAGGACTACCAGATCGTGACGCTCGGTCTCGACGGCGTGGACCAGCGCGAGCGTAGCGACGACGACCTCAAGGTCATGCTCCGCGACGCCATCGATCCCTATGCGACCTTCCGGGCGAACTATCTCCAGAACCGGGCGGGCGAGATTGCCGCGCTCAAGTCGCGCAGTATCGAGCCCGGCGGCGAGGCCGGGACCGAGCCCGGCGCCAAGCCGGCGCCCGACGATCCGCTGGCCGATCCAATGGTAGACCCCGCAGCGCCGGTTCAGGCACCGGCGCCCTCGGGTCCGTGA
- the hpnK gene encoding hopanoid biosynthesis-associated protein HpnK, producing MRGLIVTVDDFGAAVAVNEAVERGCSEGIVTAASLMVGGEACTDAVERARRLPGLGVGLHIVLADGRPVLPPERIPALVGSDGRFRDSMLRTALAIACSPAARAQMQAEVEAQFAAFAETGLRLDHVNAHKHFHLHPMIASAIMAIGPRYGMRAVRVPHERATLWALRWWARLLAGRLRRAGLLVNDEVRGLRWSGAFDAARMEQALVSLPDGLTELYCHAASADSYPGSAAGYRYRDELAALLDPAVRAALASSVARHGCFGDFPFRAS from the coding sequence ATGCGCGGCCTCATCGTGACCGTCGACGACTTCGGCGCGGCCGTGGCGGTCAACGAGGCGGTCGAGCGCGGCTGCAGCGAAGGCATCGTCACGGCTGCCAGCCTGATGGTCGGCGGCGAGGCCTGCACCGATGCGGTGGAGCGCGCGCGGCGGCTGCCGGGGCTGGGCGTCGGTCTGCATATCGTGCTCGCGGACGGCAGGCCGGTGCTGCCGCCTGAACGCATTCCCGCGCTGGTCGGCTCCGACGGACGCTTCCGTGACTCCATGCTGCGGACCGCTCTCGCCATCGCTTGCTCGCCTGCCGCGCGTGCGCAGATGCAGGCCGAGGTCGAGGCCCAGTTCGCCGCCTTTGCCGAGACGGGACTGCGCCTGGACCACGTCAATGCGCACAAGCATTTCCACCTTCACCCTATGATTGCCTCGGCCATCATGGCCATCGGGCCGCGTTACGGGATGCGCGCGGTGCGGGTGCCGCACGAGCGCGCCACGCTCTGGGCACTGCGCTGGTGGGCGCGGCTGCTGGCGGGGCGGCTGCGCCGGGCGGGGCTGCTGGTCAACGACGAGGTGCGCGGCCTGCGCTGGAGCGGCGCTTTCGATGCGGCCCGGATGGAGCAGGCGCTGGTCTCGCTGCCCGATGGCCTGACCGAGCTCTATTGCCACGCGGCGAGCGCCGATTCCTATCCAGGCAGCGCTGCCGGCTATCGGTACCGTGACGAGCTTGCCGCGCTGCTCGATCCGGCGGTTCGCGCCGCCTTGGCGTCGAGCGTAGCAAGACACGGCTGCTTCGGCGACTTTCCCTTTCGCGCGAGCTAG
- the hpnJ gene encoding hopanoid biosynthesis associated radical SAM protein HpnJ — MKRTLFLQAPSFDGYDGGAGARYQMKREVRSFWYPTWLAQPAAMVEGSKLIDAPAHDQSWEEIAHEFDERDLVILHTSTPSFGQDIRTAALIKKRNPNIMIGFVGAKVAVEPDKSLAATPHVDFVAREEYDYTILEIAQGRPLREVDGITWRDADGSFVRNRDRAVIEDMDALPMVAPVYKRDLKIEKYFGGYLRHPYVSFYTGRGCKSRCTFCLWPQTIAGHTYRFRSVPKVIEEVQYILKEIPQTKEIFFDDDTLTDNHDRVEELAIALGQLGFGKPGFPVSWSCNAKANVPRKTLEVLKANGLRLLLVGYESGNQKILHNIKKGLRTDVARQFTKDCHELGIVIHGTFILGLPGETLETIEETINYAKEINPHTIQVSLAAPYPGTFLFKQATENGWFDGTDHLLDDGGNQIAQLSYPHLPAPVIFDKVEEFYKRFYFRPRKIGAIVSEMVRDWDMMKRRLREGVEFFDFLRRRKEAA, encoded by the coding sequence ATGAAGCGTACGCTTTTCCTGCAAGCCCCATCCTTCGACGGCTACGACGGCGGCGCGGGGGCCCGCTACCAGATGAAGCGCGAGGTGCGCAGTTTCTGGTATCCCACATGGCTCGCCCAGCCGGCGGCCATGGTCGAAGGCTCGAAGCTGATCGACGCGCCCGCGCACGACCAGTCATGGGAGGAAATCGCCCACGAATTCGACGAGCGCGACCTCGTCATCCTCCATACCTCGACCCCCAGCTTCGGTCAGGACATCCGCACGGCGGCGCTGATCAAGAAGCGCAACCCGAACATCATGATCGGCTTCGTCGGCGCCAAGGTCGCCGTAGAGCCCGACAAGAGCCTCGCCGCGACGCCGCATGTCGATTTCGTCGCGCGTGAGGAATACGACTACACGATCCTCGAGATCGCGCAGGGCAGACCGCTGCGTGAGGTGGACGGGATCACCTGGCGCGACGCCGACGGCAGCTTCGTGCGCAACCGCGACCGGGCGGTGATCGAGGACATGGACGCGCTGCCGATGGTCGCGCCCGTCTACAAGCGCGACCTCAAGATCGAGAAGTATTTCGGCGGCTACCTGCGCCATCCCTACGTCAGCTTCTACACGGGCCGCGGCTGCAAGAGCCGCTGCACCTTCTGCCTCTGGCCGCAGACGATCGCCGGCCACACCTATCGCTTCCGCTCGGTGCCCAAGGTGATCGAGGAAGTGCAGTACATCCTCAAGGAGATCCCCCAGACCAAGGAGATCTTCTTCGACGATGATACGCTGACCGACAATCACGACCGGGTCGAGGAACTGGCTATCGCGCTTGGCCAGCTCGGTTTCGGCAAGCCTGGCTTCCCGGTCTCCTGGAGCTGCAATGCCAAGGCCAACGTGCCCCGCAAGACGCTGGAAGTGCTCAAGGCCAATGGCCTGCGTCTGCTGCTGGTCGGCTATGAGAGCGGCAACCAGAAGATCCTGCACAATATCAAGAAGGGCCTGCGCACCGACGTCGCGCGGCAGTTCACCAAGGACTGCCACGAGCTCGGCATCGTCATCCATGGCACCTTCATCCTCGGCCTTCCCGGCGAGACGCTGGAGACGATCGAGGAGACGATCAACTATGCCAAGGAAATCAACCCGCACACCATCCAGGTGAGCCTCGCCGCGCCCTATCCCGGCACTTTCCTGTTCAAGCAGGCGACCGAGAACGGCTGGTTCGACGGCACCGATCATCTGCTCGACGACGGCGGCAACCAGATCGCCCAGCTCAGCTATCCGCATCTGCCGGCACCGGTGATCTTCGACAAGGTCGAGGAGTTCTACAAGCGCTTCTACTTCCGCCCCCGCAAGATCGGCGCGATCGTCAGCGAGATGGTACGAGACTGGGACATGATGAAGCGCCGGCTGCGCGAAGGCGTGGAATTCTTCGATTTCCTGCGCCGCCGAAAGGAAGCGGCCTGA
- the hpnI gene encoding bacteriohopanetetrol glucosamine biosynthesis glycosyltransferase HpnI encodes MVSSAFFWAGLFLAALAAAGCLFQIAAIIALSRFFAAQPALAGDMVGVTLLKPLYGAEPRLDANLDSFLEQDYLGSIQMVCGVADRSDAAMAVAYRLQGDHPGRDITVVAGSDRTFANRKIANLANMLAAARHEVLVLSDSDMAASPEYLRAVTAALAEPGVGAVTCAYRGRGDTGLWSLLSAGGISYVALPGVVLGYVAGMARPCMGSTIAFTRETLRAIGGFERFADVLADDYAMGEAVAEIGQRVVIAPVLLTHGCTETSFGALWRQKLRWSATIRGVAPWRHLGSIVTYPLPLALLAAAISPTLGLPLVLASVAIRFALAAVVDRHADRASAPYLLLPLIECVEFLAFAGSFVARKIDWRGSPLTIRRDGRIAV; translated from the coding sequence ATGGTTTCGAGCGCATTCTTTTGGGCCGGCTTGTTTCTTGCCGCGCTTGCCGCAGCGGGATGCCTGTTCCAGATCGCCGCTATCATCGCGTTATCACGGTTCTTCGCCGCTCAGCCGGCGCTGGCCGGCGACATGGTCGGTGTCACTCTGCTGAAGCCGCTCTACGGAGCCGAACCGCGGCTCGATGCGAACCTCGATAGCTTTCTCGAGCAGGATTACCTCGGCTCCATTCAGATGGTCTGCGGTGTGGCGGACAGGTCGGATGCCGCGATGGCGGTGGCCTATCGACTTCAGGGCGATCATCCCGGGCGGGATATCACCGTCGTTGCCGGGTCGGACCGGACCTTCGCAAACCGAAAGATCGCCAACCTGGCCAACATGCTGGCGGCCGCGCGTCACGAGGTGCTCGTGCTCAGCGACAGCGACATGGCAGCCTCGCCAGAATACCTTCGCGCGGTGACCGCTGCTTTGGCGGAGCCCGGGGTCGGTGCCGTCACTTGTGCCTATCGCGGGCGCGGCGATACCGGCCTGTGGTCGCTGCTGTCGGCGGGGGGGATCAGCTATGTCGCGCTGCCGGGTGTCGTCCTGGGTTATGTGGCGGGCATGGCCCGGCCTTGCATGGGTTCGACAATTGCCTTCACGCGCGAGACCCTGCGCGCGATCGGCGGTTTCGAGCGCTTCGCCGACGTGCTCGCCGACGACTATGCGATGGGCGAAGCCGTGGCAGAGATCGGTCAGCGCGTCGTAATCGCGCCGGTGCTTCTGACCCATGGCTGTACCGAAACGAGCTTCGGCGCGCTGTGGCGGCAGAAGCTGCGCTGGTCGGCAACGATTCGCGGTGTCGCGCCGTGGCGCCATCTCGGCTCGATCGTCACATATCCGTTGCCGCTGGCGCTGCTCGCCGCGGCGATTTCGCCAACCCTCGGTCTGCCGCTTGTCCTGGCCAGCGTGGCGATTCGCTTTGCGCTCGCCGCCGTAGTCGATCGCCATGCCGACCGCGCTTCCGCGCCCTATCTGCTCTTGCCTCTGATCGAATGCGTTGAATTCCTGGCTTTCGCCGGTAGTTTCGTCGCACGGAAGATTGATTGGCGTGGCAGCCCCCTTACTATCCGCCGCGACGGGCGAATTGCCGTCTGA
- the hpnC gene encoding squalene synthase HpnC, giving the protein MSDLSSGKGHRDENFPVASFLLKPEHRAPIMAFYRFARAADDIADHAEALETEKLRLLGEMRAGLAGNGAPEAMALAKVAHERQLDLVHAHELLDAFTQDVMQRRYADWDALIAYCRLSAVPVGRFVLDVHGEDRSTWPLSDALCAALQVINHLQDCGEDYRDIDRVYVPLDALAEAGIGVEALGESRASPALRQVIAQLAGRTQGLLAQSAPFASAVGDRRLSAEVAVIQAQAEDLARLLTRRDPLSEPVHHSKLRMGSVAIQALLRHWFAGDRA; this is encoded by the coding sequence ATGAGCGATCTGTCTTCCGGCAAAGGCCACCGCGACGAGAACTTTCCGGTCGCCTCGTTCCTGCTCAAGCCCGAGCACCGAGCCCCGATCATGGCATTCTACCGCTTCGCGCGCGCGGCCGACGACATCGCCGACCACGCCGAGGCTCTCGAAACGGAGAAGCTGCGCCTGCTCGGCGAGATGCGCGCCGGGCTGGCCGGCAATGGCGCGCCCGAGGCCATGGCGCTCGCCAAGGTCGCGCACGAACGGCAGCTCGATCTCGTCCATGCGCATGAGCTGCTCGATGCTTTCACCCAGGACGTGATGCAGCGGCGCTATGCCGACTGGGACGCGCTTATCGCCTATTGCCGGCTGTCGGCCGTGCCTGTCGGCCGCTTCGTTCTCGATGTCCATGGCGAGGATCGCAGCACTTGGCCGCTGTCCGATGCGCTCTGCGCGGCGCTGCAGGTGATCAACCACCTGCAAGACTGCGGCGAGGACTATCGAGACATCGACCGGGTCTATGTGCCGCTCGATGCGCTGGCGGAGGCCGGCATCGGCGTCGAGGCACTTGGCGAGAGCCGCGCCTCCCCGGCCCTGCGCCAGGTGATCGCGCAGCTCGCGGGCCGGACACAGGGATTGCTTGCCCAGAGCGCCCCTTTCGCCTCCGCGGTAGGCGATCGCCGGCTCTCGGCGGAGGTGGCGGTGATCCAGGCCCAGGCCGAAGACCTGGCACGCTTGCTTACGCGCCGTGATCCCTTGAGCGAGCCCGTCCACCACTCTAAGCTTCGCATGGGAAGCGTCGCAATCCAGGCATTGCTGCGCCATTGGTTTGCTGGGGACCGAGCGTGA
- the hpnD gene encoding presqualene diphosphate synthase HpnD translates to MSATITASELRARVSGSSFYAGMRILPKAEREAMFAIYGFCRLVDDIADDETGEPVAIRQTQLDQWRRDIDGLYAGDDPGQAAFLAEAVRHFHLDRADFLAVIDGMQMDLDRDIRWPDFAELDLYCDRVASAVGRLSVRVFGMDREPGLALAHHLGRALQFTNILRDIDEDAGIGRVYLPGQALAAAGIVPTTPAALVAEPELDAAARWLAARAEVHFSEAGAILAERPRGHLIAPRLMEVAYSRLLDRMTRQGWRAPRKRVRVSKLALLFSILRFSLLP, encoded by the coding sequence GTGAGCGCGACAATCACGGCGAGCGAGCTTCGGGCACGGGTCTCGGGCAGCTCTTTCTATGCCGGCATGCGCATCCTGCCAAAGGCCGAACGCGAGGCGATGTTCGCGATCTACGGCTTCTGCCGGTTGGTCGACGACATCGCCGACGACGAGACCGGGGAACCGGTGGCGATTCGCCAAACGCAGCTCGACCAGTGGCGGCGCGACATCGACGGGCTCTACGCGGGCGACGATCCCGGCCAGGCCGCGTTCCTGGCCGAAGCGGTGCGCCATTTTCATCTCGACCGCGCCGATTTCCTGGCGGTGATCGACGGTATGCAAATGGATCTCGACCGCGACATCCGCTGGCCGGACTTCGCCGAGCTCGATCTCTATTGCGATCGTGTCGCCTCCGCCGTCGGGCGCTTGTCGGTGCGGGTGTTCGGCATGGATCGCGAGCCTGGCCTCGCGCTGGCCCATCATTTGGGCAGGGCCCTGCAATTCACCAACATCCTGCGTGATATCGATGAGGACGCCGGCATCGGCCGGGTCTATCTTCCCGGTCAGGCGCTCGCAGCCGCAGGTATCGTTCCGACGACGCCCGCTGCCTTGGTGGCCGAGCCGGAGCTCGACGCCGCGGCACGCTGGCTTGCCGCCAGAGCCGAAGTTCATTTCTCCGAAGCCGGCGCCATCCTCGCCGAGCGGCCCAGGGGCCACCTCATCGCGCCGCGGCTCATGGAAGTGGCCTATTCTCGGCTGCTCGACCGGATGACGCGCCAGGGCTGGCGAGCGCCGCGCAAGCGGGTGCGCGTCTCCAAGCTCGCACTGCTGTTCTCGATCCTGCGCTTCAGCTTGCTGCCTTGA